The following are from one region of the Haemophilus parainfluenzae genome:
- a CDS encoding YhdT family protein: MELSQRYKQAAKEARWALGLAIFYVIGWCVCAYLPKDSPGPIGFPLWFELSCIYLPILFVVIGYWIVKIVFLDIPLDVESKENK, from the coding sequence ATGGAACTTTCACAACGATATAAACAAGCAGCCAAGGAGGCGCGCTGGGCATTAGGGTTAGCTATTTTTTATGTAATTGGATGGTGTGTTTGTGCTTATTTACCCAAAGACTCACCTGGGCCGATAGGTTTTCCGTTGTGGTTTGAATTATCCTGTATTTATTTACCTATTTTGTTTGTCGTCATTGGGTATTGGATTGTCAAAATTGTCTTTTTAGATATCCCGCTAGATGTTGAGTCAAAGGAGAATAAATAA
- the panF gene encoding sodium/pantothenate symporter, with the protein MNLGIILPLAIYLVFIFGAALFAYVKRSKGDFLTEYYVGNRSMTGFVLAMTTASTYASASSFVGGPGAAYKYGLGWVLLAMIQVPAVWLALGALGKKFALLSRETNALTINDLFLYRYKNKYFVWISSLALLLAFFAAMVVQFIGGARLLETTIGIPYTHALLIFALTVGIYTFIGGFRAVVLTDTIQGTVMILGTIVLLVGVVYHLGGVESAVNKLTEIDPSLVSPYGPNEMLDFQFMASFWILVCFGVVGLPHTAVRCMAFKDSKALHRGMLIGTIVLSVIMFGMHLAGALGRAVVPDLTVSDKVIPTLMLEVLPPIVAGIFLAAPMSAIMSTVDAQLIQSSSIFVKDLYLASKPEAAKNEKRISRISSVITLILSALLILAALNPPDMIIWLNLFAFGGLEAAFLWVIVLGIYWDKANAAGAISSMVVGLSSYVLLTQFGIKLFGFNAIVPALVFGLIAFILGNQFGAKKQ; encoded by the coding sequence ATGAATTTAGGTATTATTCTCCCATTAGCTATCTATTTAGTCTTCATCTTTGGCGCGGCATTATTTGCTTATGTAAAACGCAGTAAAGGGGATTTTCTTACGGAATATTATGTAGGAAATCGCTCCATGACAGGTTTTGTCCTTGCGATGACCACTGCTTCTACTTATGCCAGTGCCAGCTCTTTTGTTGGTGGACCAGGGGCTGCCTATAAATATGGGCTAGGTTGGGTATTACTCGCCATGATCCAAGTGCCGGCTGTGTGGTTAGCCTTAGGTGCATTGGGCAAAAAGTTTGCCTTACTTTCTCGCGAAACTAATGCGCTCACTATTAATGATTTATTTCTCTATCGTTATAAAAATAAATATTTCGTTTGGATTTCCAGTCTAGCATTGTTGCTTGCCTTTTTTGCCGCCATGGTTGTGCAATTTATTGGTGGAGCAAGATTGCTCGAAACGACGATAGGGATTCCTTATACTCATGCCTTGCTTATTTTTGCCTTAACGGTTGGCATTTATACATTTATTGGTGGTTTCCGAGCGGTCGTATTAACCGATACAATTCAAGGTACGGTAATGATTTTGGGTACAATCGTGCTATTAGTCGGGGTTGTTTACCATCTCGGTGGCGTAGAAAGTGCGGTCAATAAATTAACTGAAATTGATCCGAGTTTAGTGAGTCCTTACGGCCCAAATGAGATGCTGGATTTTCAATTTATGGCATCGTTTTGGATCCTAGTCTGTTTCGGTGTGGTTGGTTTACCACATACAGCCGTGCGTTGCATGGCTTTCAAAGACAGTAAAGCCTTACATCGAGGCATGCTCATTGGTACAATTGTCCTTTCAGTCATTATGTTTGGTATGCATTTGGCGGGCGCTTTAGGTCGTGCTGTTGTGCCAGATTTAACGGTGTCAGATAAAGTCATTCCAACCTTAATGTTGGAAGTGCTCCCACCTATTGTTGCAGGGATTTTCTTAGCGGCGCCGATGTCTGCGATCATGTCCACAGTCGATGCGCAACTTATTCAATCCTCCTCAATTTTTGTGAAAGACTTATATCTTGCAAGCAAACCAGAAGCCGCGAAGAATGAAAAACGAATTAGCCGTATTTCATCAGTCATTACACTGATTTTATCTGCGTTGTTAATTCTCGCTGCACTCAATCCACCAGATATGATTATTTGGTTGAATCTATTTGCTTTCGGGGGATTAGAAGCAGCATTCCTTTGGGTGATTGTATTAGGCATTTATTGGGATAAAGCAAATGCAGCAGGTGCAATAAGCTCAATGGTGGTGGGATTAAGTAGTTATGTGCTACTGACTCAATTTGGTATCAAACTATTTGGTTTTAATGCCATTGTACCTGCACTTGTATTTGGCTTGATTGCTTTCATCTTGGGTAACCAATTCGGCGCAAAAAAACAGTAA